Proteins found in one Miscanthus floridulus cultivar M001 chromosome 4, ASM1932011v1, whole genome shotgun sequence genomic segment:
- the LOC136552724 gene encoding L-type lectin-domain containing receptor kinase IX.1-like, with amino-acid sequence MFSFTSMGGHIDHEINRQGGGPYVFRLKLGLRPVQWFFTILLIATCFHAKPCTCSSSSYQDRRARYIWNTTFQQMNQGLLFHRDNESVTLQPGSLGYYMGNSSQLGFNLTDPGWFVIPKWFDPWKTSRGDDRIDLQEASFSIVFTLSVVSTPLLFDILPRLEPSPTDAGGFRPFSYEPVKIEVLDSTTFHSGRTIRVTTKFQLPEEDDPNPARYSVCINYDHDAHNLSVYLVHDADAGTDVPAATMQLDAGDTLTPDALLFAISSSMGQLLQLHTWNFTIEVPVTEQSQGPNTATIVSSVVGSAGATAAIAAVVYFYLNSKYRRWKKDLDKLAKTMQSLPGVPMQVDFADIKKATNNFHETMRLGQGGFGTVYRCKLPAPKKGELIEVAVKKFTRADNRGYEDFLAEVSIINRLRHKNIVPLVGWSYNKGEPILIYEYMPNGSLDQHLFRRSGDEQRQATCMSQWGTRYNLVKDIATGLQYVHHEYEPMVLHRDIKASNIMVDFTFQGRLGDFGLACVLANGKDSYTDYGAPGTLGFRAPEYVYNGKATRKTDIFAFGVLVLEIVTGKRAVGKDVQFGHVTDWVWKLHAEGNLLAAVDVVLTTTSEFDADEAIRLLQLGMACSSPNPSDRPSMADAVQIISKSVPPPDIPLSKPQLVWPPEGWGDPSSTSNYSTSSTSNFNTTSTFMVEMTVGTEHIS; translated from the exons ATGTTCTCGTTCACTTCCATGGGCGGCCACATAGATCATGAGATAAATAGACAAGGTGGTGGACCTTACGTCTTTCGCTTGAAGCTTGGATTGAGACCTGTCCAATGGTTCTTCACCATCTTGCTAATAGCCACATGCTTCCACGCCAAACCATGCACATGTTCCAGCAGCTCCTACCAGGATCGGAGGGCAAGGTACATCTGGAACACTACTTTCCAGCAGATGAACCAGGGCCTTCTGTTCCACCGCGACAACGAATCGGTCACCTTACAACCAGGCAGCCTGGGCTACTACATGGGGAATTCCTCTCAGCTAGGGTTCAACTTGACAGATCCTGGCTGGTTTGTCATCCCTAAATGGTTTGATCCATGGAAAACGAGCCGTGGCGATGATAGGATCGACTTGCAGGAAGCATCCTTCAGCATCGTCTTCACGTTGAGCGTAGTAAGCACTCCCCTGTTATTTGACATCCTTCCCAGACTTGAACCCTCACCCACTGACGCTGGGGGTTTTAGACCCTTTAGCTATGAGCCTGTCAAGATAGAGGTATTGGACAGCACAACATTTCATTCTGGAAGAACTATCCGGGTTACAACTAAGTTTCAGCTACCCGAGGAAGACGACCCTAATCCAGCGAGATATAGCGTGTGCATCAATTACGACCATGATGCGCACAACCTCTCTGTCTACCTAGTCCATGATGCAGATGCAGGAACAGATGTGCCCGCCGCCACCATGCAGCTCGATGCCGGAGACACCCTGACTCCAGATGCCTTGCTCTTCGCCATTTCATCCTCCATGGGGCAGCTCTTGCAGCTACACACCTGGAACTTCACCATCGAGGTCCCGGTGACTGAACAGTCACAAGGGCCTAATACTGCCACCATAGTGTCTTCTGTTGTCGGATCAGCAGGTGCTACAGCCGCTATTGCTGCCGTTGTGTACTTCTACTTGAACTCCAAGTACAGGAGGTGGAAGAAAGACCTTGACAAGCTCGCCAAGACCATGCAGAGCCTCCCCGGTGTGCCTATGCAGGTTGACTTTGCTGACATAAAAAAGGCCACCAACAACTTCCACGAGACCATGAGGCTAGGCCAAGGCGGATTCGGCACAGTTTACAGGTGCAAACTTCCTGCGCCAAAGAAGGGAGAGCTCATAGAGGTTGCCGTCAAGAAGTTCACTCGGGCTGATAACCGGGGATATGAAGACTTCCTTGCCGAGGTTAGCATCATCAACCGCCTCCGCCACAAAAATATCGTTCCTCTCGTCG GATGGTCTTACAATAAAGGAGAGCCCATTCTTATCTATGAGTACATGCCCAATGGTAGCTTGGACCAACATCTGTTCCGTAGGAGCGGTGATGAGCAACGGCAAGCTACTTGTATGAGCCAATGGGGCACTCGCTACAACCTGGTCAAGGATATTGCGACCGGGCTACAGTACGTTCACCATGAGTATGAGCCTATGGTGCTCCACCGCGACATCAAGGCGAGCAACATCATGGTCGATTTCACCTTCCAAGGACGGCTTGGAGACTTTGGGCTCGCCTGCGTATTGGCCAATGGCAAGGACTCCTACACTGACTATGGCGCCCCTGGGACCCTTGGCTTCAGGGCACCAGAGTATGTGTACAACGGCAAGGCCACTAGGAAGACAGACATCTTTGCCTTTGGAGTGCTCGTCCTTGAGATTGTTACAGGAAAGAGGGCAGTTGGCAAAGATGTGCAGTTTGGACATGTTACAGACTGGGTCTGGAAACTTCATGCGGAGGGCAACCTACTTGCTGCTGTTGATGTTGTGCTCACCACCACCAGTGAGTTCGATGCCGATGAGGCCATACGGCTACTGCAGCTTGGCATGGCGTGCAGTAGCCCGAACCCATCTGATCGGCCAAGCATGGCGGATGCGGTGCAGATCATCAGCAAGTCAGTGCCGCCACCAGACATCCCTCTTTCCAAGCCACAGCTCGTGTGGCCACCAGAAGGGTGGGGGGACCCATCATCGACCTCCAATTATAGCACGTCGTCCACTAGTAACTTCAACACCACCTCGACATTCATGGTTGAGATGACGGTGGGCACAGAACACATCTCCTGA